The DNA segment ACACCGTGAGCGGAAGCAGCAGGCGGCTGGAGAGGGCTCAGTGCCTTGGGGCTGCCCCGACAGCCTTTCCAGCAGCCTAGGACCCAGCAGGTCGGGGGTATTTTGTCCTCAGGTGTCCCTTTGGGTTGCAGAGGTGACCCCACGAGGCAGCATGGGGTGCCTACCCGTGGGTTTTAAGGGCttgccccagcctggctgtggtcAGTGTTTTGTGACACAGCTGGTGCCAGAGCCCACGGTCTGGCTCTGGGAGGGGGACAACGGGTCCATGCAGCGCCGTGTCCCCTGGcccagggagagcaggagcaggtACGCCAGAGGCAAACACGCTGATACTATCAGTGCAAATATAGCCCCTGCGCCTCAGGATGCTCTGCCTTGCGTATTTTTATCTGTTGCGGCCGGTGTGCACGGGGGTGGCTGCTGCGCACCTCTGCAAGCCGAGCGCGGGACCTCGGCAAACAGGACGCGGCGGGTTCATGGCTCGACCCCAGGGCccggcgaggaggaggaggatgtgcCATCAAAACAAGCAACGCCGGAGAGGAAGATAAACAAACAGGCGGCTTCCAGCACGGCCCCGGCCGAGGGCGAGTGGGAGccccagggccagggctggcGGCGGTGCCGGCAGCAGTGCCGGCTGACGTCAGGGCGCCCGGGGGTCACCGTCCCTCTTATTGTTCCCCACCGGGGCTGGGACAGGGGCCAGGCGCCTGTCCCCCTCCCACGAGGGGACGTGGGCCAGCGGGGCAGGTGGAGGGCGGCCAGGGCACCCGCCAGAGCCACTGGCCATTGCCATTGCAGGGTCCAGCTGGGCACCTGCCCGCACGCTGCCTGCCTCCAGtgctctgcctctccttttTAACAGGCACTAAAAATAAGCCCCAGGGAGCggctctgctgcagcccggCCAAGGGCGAAGGCAGCAGTGGGCTGCATGTTTTGCAGGGTGGGGATGGCATCCCTCAAACCCGCGCCAGCCTGGTGCGGCAGGGAGGAAGCGGCCTTTTGGCTCCTTCCAATGAGGGATGTTTTTAATTAGCACAAGGTAGCTGCGGCTTTGCAGCTGCAACTGGGCCAGAGCGGGGCTGGCGCGTGGTTGCGACATGGGCTGCTCACACGCAGGGTGCATGGCCTGGGGGAAAAGATgctgcaggtgctcagccaggctggggtctctcggtgtggggctggggaaggagccagtGGCTGTGGCGCTGTTGCTAGCAGGGCTGAGCAGTGCAAAAGTTGCAAGGCCCCACGCAGGCTGGCTCGGCAGCACGGGGCTGACTTTTGGGGATGCTCGGATGAGTGGAGCAAGCTCTTGTGTGCACCCACATCTGTGTTGTGCTCGTCCAGTGAGATGCATGGGTGCCTGCGTCCTGTACTGGATTGGGTCCGCTTGTGGAGTCCTTGCTTCATTCCTGAGCAAGCCTTGGTCGCCCCATCTCATTGCTGCCCTGGGTCTAGGTCCCATGCTAGAAATGCAGTGGGCTGcggctgtgctggtgggagtgAGGCACACGCCACCATGCACACGTGTACACAAGGACCTGCGTGCTGCTGCActcaggaggagcagagggtCACTCGTGCTCAGTGTAAGCATGTATGTGAGAGCACGAGTGTGTGCACAACAGCAGGAGCGTGTGTGCTGGCACCAACGGGCACAAGGGGCAGAGTGCCGTGTCTGACGGCTGAGGGGCCAGGGGCCAGTGCTTCGTGCCCACAGTGGAGCTTTTGGGAAGGAGAACAGGCACTCATCACTGGGTGGGGGGGTCAATCACTGCATGGGCACTGCCCCCCCTGTAGGGTTTGCCCTGGAGGCACGTGGCAGGCAGCGCTGTGGtgtcatttatttattgctgaGGCATGATCAGGTGAGGGGGGCCTGGCCAAAGCACActttctgggctgctgctggtagCCACAGGCCACTTGCACAAGCAATGAGTCAGTGGAGCTGCACGCTGCTAAAACCAAACTTGGCATGGGCACctcagggcagcagcctgcccaaAATAGTGCCCAGACTGTGGGCAAGGCGTGAGccccctgcagctgggctggccgTGATTGCTCCAGCCCTTGCATCCACTGGGGATGGGAGTGCActgtggcagcagtggctgctgtCTCATGAGTCCTccagggatgctcctgctggggctgtAGGGTTGTTCACAGCCCACCCCCTGGTGactgtgctgtgcctggccaCAGTTCTGGCACTGCCACTGCAGAGAGCAGGTGGCACCTGAGCCAGGTACGGGCATCTGCCTGCTTGATCCCAGCCTCACTTCAGCCCAGCATCACCTGTTGGCTTGTTTGGGGATGGAGGGATAGACACGCGTCGTCACAGCCATCCTCCCTGGGGCACCACATAGCCATTAGCTCTGCAGTAGCACATGGTCTGGCACAATCAGAGAACCATCCTTTGCAGTCAGGGTCTTCCTCATCTTCTCCATGCTGTGTCATGCTGTGCCATACCATATCATAtcgtgctgtgccatgccatgtaaagctgtgccatgccatgctgtaCCATGTTGTGCCATGCCACACCAcaccatgccatgctgtgccaggtgctgctgcaagcaggCAGAGAGGCGTCACGGGCTGTCTGGCAGAAGGGGCCAGACCCTGCTCCTTCGGGAGAGGCCCCAGCCCATGCATGGGCACCGGCTGTGCGGTGCTGCCAAGGAGCAGCTCAGCTCAGGGGATGATTGATCTCATGTCAGCAAGCAGTGGTTTGAGCCAGTGCCAGGCCTCAGCTCAAACAGGAGCATTGAAGGGGGAGAGCCCCTTCCCCCTCcggaaagcagagcagcaatcCCCCCGCCACCACTCCCGGCCCTGCTCCACATTTGGACATTATTGGCCCCGTGGccgcaggcagctgcccagccctgAGGAGCACGCGGTGGGCAGTGGGGAGAGTGCAGGCACCTggggtcccagccccactgggctGAGCTCGCTGGCGCTGTGTTTAGGTTAGAGGGCAAaggggggatgcagggatggcTGGTGGGGGAAAGGTGCAGGACACAGTCTGTCCCAcgctgctgtgccctgcagctgcctgtcctgGTCCTTCAGCTCAGGATGTGGCAGTGGCTCCTAAAAGCAAAGGACCTTTTGGGGATGAGAACAAGGGGGACTTTGATGGGGCTCTAAAGGCACTGCTCTGTGTCAGCAAGGGATGTGGTGGCTTCTCTGCCCCCAGCTGATGGGGGCTGGACTGGGGCATTGCCATCCCTGCCGGCTCTGCTGGCCACAGGTagggcaggggagcagtgctgcctgcacggctggtgctgctgtcccctgctccctgcactcCTGCTGAAACAGGCTGCCA comes from the Falco peregrinus isolate bFalPer1 chromosome 8, bFalPer1.pri, whole genome shotgun sequence genome and includes:
- the LOC114011294 gene encoding uncharacterized protein LOC114011294; the protein is MLTLSTSDPLLLLSAAARRSLCTRVHGGVCLTPTSTAAAHCISSMGPRPRAAMRWGDQGLLRNEARTPQADPIQYRTQAPMHLTGRAQHRCGCTQELAPLIRASPKVSPVLPSQPAWGLATFALLSPASNSATATGSFPSPTPRDPSLAEHLQHLFPQAMHPACEQPMSQPRASPALAQLQLQSRSYLVLIKNIPHWKEPKGRFLPAAPGWRGFEGCHPHPAKHAAHCCLRPWPGCSRAAPWGLFLVPVKKERQSTGGRQRAGRCPAGPCNGNGQWLWRVPWPPSTCPAGPRPLVGGGQAPGPCPSPGGEQ